Proteins co-encoded in one Desulfoplanes formicivorans genomic window:
- the ald gene encoding alanine dehydrogenase, producing the protein MNIGCPSEIKNHEYRVGLTPASVHTYVDNGHAVFIQKGAGQGSDIADEEYIQAGATIVPTAADVWEQSDMIVKVKEPLPAEYPLMRPGQLVYTYFHFAASHKLTRACMDSKITALAYETVQEDNGLLPLLKPMSEVAGRMAPLMGAFYLGRPKGGRGVLPTGVPGVLPANVVVIGGGTVGANAARVAAGLGARVTILDINHATLEHLGNIMPANVFPVYSDHINLKRTLERADLVIGAVLIPGAKAPRLVTRSLLRSMRPGAVIVDVAIDQGGCTETSVPTTHDDPVFEEEGIVHYCVSNMPGAYARTSTFALNNATIRYGLQLANKGVEKACTESRALMRGLNIYKGTLTCEPVAEAFAMQKACRLAGDLF; encoded by the coding sequence GTGAACATTGGTTGCCCATCGGAAATAAAGAATCATGAATATCGGGTCGGTCTCACCCCGGCATCGGTCCATACCTATGTGGACAATGGCCATGCGGTTTTCATCCAGAAAGGGGCGGGACAAGGCTCGGACATTGCCGATGAGGAGTATATTCAGGCCGGAGCAACCATTGTACCCACGGCAGCCGATGTCTGGGAACAGTCCGACATGATCGTCAAGGTCAAGGAACCCCTGCCTGCTGAATATCCCCTCATGCGTCCAGGCCAGCTCGTTTACACATATTTTCATTTTGCAGCCAGCCACAAGCTGACCAGGGCGTGCATGGACAGTAAGATCACGGCCCTGGCGTATGAAACCGTTCAGGAAGACAATGGTCTGCTTCCCCTGCTCAAACCTATGAGCGAAGTGGCTGGCCGTATGGCACCTCTCATGGGGGCCTTTTATCTGGGGCGTCCCAAGGGAGGAAGAGGAGTTCTACCCACAGGGGTTCCCGGGGTTCTTCCCGCCAATGTTGTTGTCATTGGCGGAGGTACCGTGGGGGCCAATGCAGCCCGTGTGGCCGCCGGTCTGGGCGCACGGGTGACCATATTGGATATCAATCATGCCACGTTGGAACATCTGGGAAACATCATGCCGGCCAATGTATTTCCGGTGTACAGTGATCACATCAACCTCAAGCGGACCCTTGAACGGGCCGATCTGGTCATTGGTGCGGTGCTCATTCCCGGGGCCAAGGCTCCCAGACTGGTAACCCGTTCCCTGCTTCGTTCCATGCGTCCGGGCGCTGTTATTGTCGATGTGGCCATTGATCAGGGGGGATGCACGGAAACATCCGTTCCAACCACTCATGATGATCCTGTTTTCGAAGAAGAGGGCATTGTCCACTATTGTGTGAGCAACATGCCTGGTGCTTACGCCCGGACGTCCACCTTTGCCTTGAACAACGCCACCATCAGATACGGCTTGCAACTGGCCAACAAGGGAGTTGAAAAGGCCTGCACCGAGAGCAGAGCCCTGATGCGTGGACTGAATATTTACAAGGGTACCCTGACCTGTGAACCGGTTGCCGAGGCCTTTGCCATGCAGAAGGCCTGCCGCCTTGCCGGTGACCTTTTCTAG
- the pyrE gene encoding orotate phosphoribosyltransferase, producing MTHTNTSMRTRLAELLLEKSYLEGSFVLTSGQQSDYYFDCKQTALHPEGGWLIGNLCLDIIARHGGIQGVGGMTLGADPLVSAVSVLSQVRNMPLPGFIVRKTSKGHGTNQYLEGLKNFSPGDQVCMLEDVVTTGGSLITACKRVEDAGLKVAQVICVLDREQGGADALALEGYTLEALFTRASLLQEGHFA from the coding sequence ATGACCCATACCAATACGTCCATGCGTACCCGTCTGGCTGAGCTCCTTCTGGAAAAATCCTATTTGGAGGGTTCCTTTGTGCTCACCTCGGGCCAGCAAAGCGACTATTATTTTGACTGCAAGCAGACCGCCCTGCATCCAGAGGGGGGCTGGCTCATCGGCAACCTGTGCCTGGATATCATTGCCAGACATGGAGGGATCCAGGGAGTTGGTGGAATGACCCTTGGGGCCGATCCCCTGGTGTCTGCGGTCAGTGTTCTTTCCCAGGTAAGAAACATGCCCCTGCCGGGATTTATTGTGCGCAAGACCTCCAAGGGACACGGCACCAACCAGTACCTGGAGGGATTGAAGAATTTTTCTCCGGGTGACCAGGTGTGCATGCTTGAGGATGTGGTCACCACTGGGGGAAGTCTGATCACCGCGTGCAAACGTGTAGAGGATGCGGGGCTCAAGGTTGCCCAGGTCATCTGTGTTCTGGATCGCGAACAAGGAGGAGCCGATGCCCTTGCCCTGGAAGGATACACCCTTGAGGCTCTGTTCACTCGTGCCTCCCTTCTCCAGGAAGGCCATTTCGCCTAA
- a CDS encoding M99 family carboxypeptidase catalytic domain-containing protein, with amino-acid sequence MIFLVFALQLINHQVKRCFVKHICCQIFFCSLILLCSVPAMSHEGESGHRQFVFFKDTQYPLRVHFIQGDKPGPTIMIQGGIQGDEDAGFIAGQILSRTKVHAGNLIVVPRADVPSINMHQRQCNVDLNRRFDRDYDRYFEDRLARVIKFLIGKCDGFIHLHEGSGFYHPTPIDRLRGPHRFGQSVIIDTAVFKDQLYLADMAHKVLERVNRNLVPSKWAFRLFNTQTFSPRTSYPEQQKSLSFYAVKQLHIPAVAVEVSKNILDLDWKVRRQIEVVKAFLDEFGVSCTIPDIGPDEIATWHDPLHNVRINGQPVGNGHITLHAYTPLSVSLFGSEKYDGSREYAVYTSRRRDYNILGMEFLPLDPFQYLLFAVDGKIVRKIPIQWKGTWSKNQAAVHPIFIYSLNNNIHCRPSGTIVDVFEGDQLIMEGIWNGRKNEILNVKGFVSEKHGNSGQDVENPVLIRKSNFLGKYLREEADGCWLFRVVRETPGSPRNVLHFRVHPCVVKAIELVNAVSEKTVISLADTSIVMPPGSYRISDIWTPRDVSDAMILVDDWPVSFNEFMTWQPGESHVLRMYTARDFKHLHDIRIHVADTLAAEATAVLP; translated from the coding sequence ATGATATTTTTGGTATTCGCATTACAATTAATCAATCACCAGGTAAAACGGTGTTTCGTGAAACATATTTGTTGTCAAATATTCTTTTGTAGTTTGATTTTGCTGTGCTCTGTTCCTGCAATGTCTCATGAAGGTGAATCAGGGCATAGGCAATTTGTTTTTTTCAAGGATACCCAATATCCTCTCCGGGTTCATTTTATACAAGGAGACAAGCCCGGACCAACAATTATGATTCAAGGGGGCATCCAGGGTGATGAGGATGCAGGATTTATTGCCGGGCAGATCCTGAGTCGAACCAAGGTGCACGCCGGCAATCTCATTGTCGTTCCCAGGGCTGATGTTCCTTCCATCAACATGCACCAACGCCAATGCAATGTTGATCTCAATCGCCGTTTTGATCGCGATTATGATAGGTATTTCGAAGACCGCCTGGCTCGGGTTATCAAATTTCTCATCGGCAAGTGTGATGGCTTCATTCATCTGCACGAAGGAAGCGGCTTTTATCATCCCACCCCCATTGACCGTTTGCGCGGTCCCCATCGTTTCGGACAGTCGGTCATTATTGATACGGCTGTTTTCAAGGACCAGCTCTATCTGGCTGACATGGCCCACAAGGTTCTGGAACGGGTCAACAGAAACCTTGTTCCCAGCAAATGGGCATTCAGACTGTTCAATACCCAGACGTTCTCTCCGCGTACCAGCTACCCCGAGCAGCAAAAGTCACTGAGTTTTTATGCGGTCAAGCAATTGCACATTCCGGCAGTGGCTGTTGAGGTGAGCAAGAACATTCTTGACCTTGACTGGAAGGTTCGACGGCAGATCGAGGTGGTCAAGGCGTTTTTGGATGAATTCGGTGTATCCTGCACCATCCCGGATATAGGACCTGACGAGATTGCAACATGGCATGATCCCCTGCATAATGTGCGTATCAATGGACAACCTGTTGGTAATGGTCACATAACTCTGCATGCCTATACACCTCTTTCCGTTTCCCTGTTTGGATCAGAAAAGTATGATGGATCCAGGGAGTATGCTGTTTATACATCAAGAAGACGGGATTACAATATTCTTGGCATGGAATTCCTCCCGCTTGATCCCTTTCAATATTTACTGTTTGCCGTGGATGGGAAAATTGTCAGAAAAATTCCCATTCAGTGGAAGGGAACGTGGTCCAAGAACCAGGCAGCCGTTCATCCCATTTTTATTTATTCACTCAATAACAACATACATTGCAGACCTTCCGGAACCATTGTTGATGTTTTTGAAGGAGATCAGCTTATCATGGAAGGAATCTGGAATGGCAGGAAAAATGAAATTCTGAACGTCAAGGGATTTGTATCTGAAAAACATGGGAATAGTGGTCAGGACGTAGAAAATCCCGTGCTGATCAGAAAATCCAATTTTCTGGGGAAATATCTACGCGAGGAAGCCGATGGATGCTGGCTCTTCCGGGTTGTCCGAGAAACGCCTGGATCACCTCGAAATGTCTTACATTTCAGAGTTCATCCTTGCGTTGTCAAAGCTATTGAACTAGTGAATGCAGTATCCGAAAAAACCGTTATTTCATTGGCTGATACATCCATTGTCATGCCGCCGGGATCATATCGGATCAGCGATATCTGGACACCGCGGGATGTTTCAGACGCCATGATTCTTGTGGATGACTGGCCCGTGTCGTTCAATGAGTTCATGACCTGGCAGCCGGGTGAATCACATGTTCTTCGTATGTACACAGCAAGGGATTTCAAACATCTTCATGACATACGGATTCATGTGGCTGACACCCTGGCTGCTGAAGCGACAGCTGTTTTGCCATAG
- a CDS encoding L,D-transpeptidase family protein has protein sequence MIETRCHTSMFFIVGMCMLVVFGNAHPTWALSWPMSSHGPDSLFAIDKSKQVLLYFRKNNVSQQLDLVKKIPCATGKVNGDKFREGDMKTPEGIYFIQGKKEQGLNFGLYGDLAFVLNFPNPVDQAKGKTGHGIWLHGRGKPIKPHETRGCVALNNHDIKTFQSEVQINTTPVIIGHTISLNNDVPAHESISEQLIQATTTWAQAWDNKASRFFSFYDPHFFSKSFFEHKQGLFQRYAWIDVVIDDIKCIEGQEYCVTYFKQLYKAPGFTSEGIKRLYWKADDAGGWKIIGSEWFSTPTGLENVYVNKITTQIVEWVEYWKRSWEQGNIEEYMTCYTHNAVQGGIHGKRSIAEHKNNLIKQGKKPTRILMENPVVRLQNDGARVRFTQYYQAENGYADKGIKTLVLKRIDENHWRIISETWKRLDP, from the coding sequence ATGATTGAAACACGTTGTCATACAAGCATGTTCTTTATTGTCGGGATGTGTATGTTGGTCGTGTTTGGCAACGCGCATCCAACCTGGGCCCTGAGTTGGCCCATGAGTTCCCATGGTCCTGATTCCCTGTTTGCCATTGATAAAAGTAAGCAGGTTTTGTTGTATTTTCGGAAAAACAATGTTTCCCAACAGCTCGATTTGGTGAAAAAAATCCCTTGCGCAACAGGTAAGGTCAATGGTGACAAGTTTCGCGAGGGAGACATGAAAACCCCCGAAGGAATCTATTTCATCCAGGGGAAAAAGGAGCAGGGACTCAATTTCGGCCTGTATGGGGATCTCGCCTTTGTGCTCAATTTCCCCAATCCTGTTGATCAGGCCAAGGGAAAGACCGGGCACGGCATATGGCTGCATGGTCGGGGCAAACCCATCAAGCCTCACGAGACAAGAGGGTGTGTTGCCCTTAACAACCATGACATCAAAACCTTCCAGTCGGAAGTTCAGATCAATACAACACCGGTCATTATCGGTCATACCATATCCCTGAACAATGATGTGCCGGCACACGAGAGCATCAGTGAACAATTGATACAGGCCACCACCACCTGGGCCCAGGCATGGGATAACAAAGCATCTCGTTTTTTTTCGTTTTATGATCCCCATTTTTTTTCCAAGAGCTTTTTTGAACATAAGCAGGGATTGTTTCAAAGATATGCGTGGATTGATGTCGTGATCGACGACATAAAATGTATTGAAGGTCAAGAATATTGTGTAACGTATTTCAAACAGTTGTATAAGGCTCCGGGCTTTACATCAGAAGGCATCAAGCGGTTGTATTGGAAGGCTGATGATGCGGGAGGATGGAAAATTATCGGGAGTGAATGGTTCAGCACTCCTACTGGGTTGGAAAATGTATATGTGAACAAGATAACCACCCAGATTGTTGAGTGGGTTGAGTATTGGAAAAGATCATGGGAACAAGGCAATATTGAAGAGTATATGACCTGTTATACCCATAATGCCGTACAAGGCGGTATCCACGGGAAACGGTCGATTGCTGAACACAAGAACAATCTCATCAAGCAGGGAAAAAAGCCGACCAGGATTCTCATGGAAAATCCGGTTGTGCGTCTGCAAAACGATGGTGCTCGTGTTCGATTTACCCAATATTACCAAGCTGAAAATGGCTATGCCGACAAGGGGATCAAAACGCTTGTCCTGAAGCGAATAGACGAAAATCATTGGCGTATCATTTCTGAAACATGGAAGAGACTGGATCCATGA
- the purB gene encoding adenylosuccinate lyase has product MIERYSRQEMASLWTLENKFRVWLEVELAICEAWTRLGRIPQQEMQVIRDKADFDVNRILELEQITKHDVIAFLTAVEEKVGPASRFIHLGCTSSDIVDTANGILLVRAGEQIARDLDMILATLKKKAMDNKGRMVMGRTHGIHAEPTSFGLKMAGFYAEFKRHQKRWKAALENIQVGKISGAVGTYAQLDPQVEAIACDLLGLHVDPVSTQIIQRDRYAQYFTSLALIAGGIERLCIELRHLQRTEVLEVEEGFSKGQKGSSAMPHKKNPISAENLCGLARLVRSNSVSAMENTGLWHERDISHSSVERVIMPDSTILIDYMLHRLNTLVTNLRIIPENMERNLHGSFDIYFSQRVLLALVDAGLERQKGYEMVQKLAMHCWQNKISFPQTVRNDPAMKELLSAEVMDRVFDPSYYLRHEDMIFSRVFDASSH; this is encoded by the coding sequence ATGATAGAGAGATATAGTCGCCAAGAAATGGCTTCCCTGTGGACTTTGGAAAACAAATTCAGGGTCTGGCTGGAAGTCGAGCTGGCCATATGCGAAGCCTGGACACGTCTTGGACGTATTCCCCAACAGGAAATGCAGGTCATCCGCGACAAGGCGGATTTTGACGTGAATCGGATTCTGGAGCTGGAACAGATCACCAAGCACGATGTGATCGCCTTTTTGACCGCTGTGGAAGAAAAGGTCGGACCTGCCTCCCGGTTCATTCATCTGGGGTGTACCTCCTCGGATATTGTGGATACGGCCAACGGGATTCTTCTGGTTCGGGCCGGTGAACAGATCGCCCGTGATCTGGACATGATCCTTGCCACCCTGAAAAAAAAGGCCATGGACAACAAGGGACGCATGGTCATGGGCCGAACACACGGCATCCATGCCGAACCTACCAGTTTTGGTTTGAAAATGGCGGGTTTTTACGCCGAGTTCAAACGCCATCAAAAACGGTGGAAGGCTGCCCTCGAGAATATCCAGGTGGGCAAGATTTCCGGAGCCGTAGGAACCTATGCCCAGCTCGACCCCCAGGTGGAAGCCATTGCCTGCGATCTTCTCGGGTTGCATGTGGATCCCGTGTCCACGCAGATCATCCAGCGTGATCGTTACGCCCAGTACTTCACCTCCCTGGCTCTCATTGCCGGTGGCATCGAACGACTGTGCATCGAGCTCAGACATCTGCAGCGCACAGAAGTTTTGGAGGTTGAGGAAGGATTTTCCAAGGGACAGAAAGGGTCTTCGGCCATGCCCCACAAGAAGAATCCCATTTCCGCGGAAAACCTGTGCGGACTGGCCCGTCTCGTTCGCAGCAACAGTGTCAGTGCCATGGAGAACACCGGACTGTGGCACGAGCGGGATATCAGCCATTCTTCTGTAGAACGGGTCATCATGCCCGATTCAACCATTCTTATCGATTATATGCTCCACCGGCTGAACACGCTGGTCACCAATCTGCGGATCATTCCCGAAAATATGGAGCGCAATCTTCATGGCTCCTTTGACATCTATTTTTCCCAGCGGGTCTTGCTGGCTTTGGTGGATGCCGGCCTGGAACGACAAAAAGGGTACGAAATGGTCCAGAAACTGGCCATGCATTGCTGGCAGAACAAGATCTCTTTCCCCCAGACCGTCCGCAATGACCCGGCCATGAAGGAACTCCTTTCTGCCGAGGTCATGGACAGGGTTTTTGATCCTTCCTATTACCTGCGCCATGAAGACATGATTTTTTCCCGGGTGTTTGATGCTTCAAGCCACTAA
- a CDS encoding acyl-CoA thioesterase has protein sequence MNTFTMVRPEHLNHHGYLFGGSMLKWVDEYAWLVAARDFPGCTLVTRGMDRIVFSKQVKNGSILRFSILPWKQGNTSVTYAVEVHADSPGAMQEELVFSTHVTFVRIDEDGHKTALPKRETYRSMETS, from the coding sequence ATGAACACATTCACCATGGTCAGGCCCGAACATCTCAATCACCACGGTTACCTGTTCGGGGGGAGCATGCTCAAGTGGGTTGACGAGTATGCATGGCTCGTGGCGGCTCGTGATTTTCCCGGGTGTACCCTGGTGACCCGGGGCATGGATCGGATTGTTTTTTCCAAACAGGTGAAAAACGGTTCCATTCTCCGATTTTCCATTCTTCCCTGGAAACAGGGCAATACCTCGGTGACCTATGCGGTGGAGGTCCATGCGGACAGTCCCGGAGCCATGCAGGAGGAACTTGTTTTTTCCACCCATGTCACCTTTGTCCGGATTGATGAAGATGGTCACAAGACCGCACTTCCCAAGCGCGAAACCTACCGATCCATGGAAACGTCATGA
- a CDS encoding sugar phosphate isomerase/epimerase family protein, with the protein MSFFVAFPIRLLAHNKNVFDICVHRKINIEIGLDAKTLDSLDVGYHQFLSGEFQKAGIDCAVHLPFMDLHPGSPDAAIRKASCKRLQDSLQIARLYNPVHLIAHTGYQEHYADCFSEWSSWALESWRSILHAWQDHPQVFFENVYCREPGVMHDFLSEIHAETCGFCLDVGHWYSFARGANSKNFGLWLQKLGSFLGHVHLHDNSGLRDLHLGLGNGSVPWNEVFATLELMELVPTITLEPHSAKDLQDSLVFMLEHFAWFARLGVSKTYLEDILSIPFDDSF; encoded by the coding sequence ATGTCTTTTTTTGTAGCCTTTCCCATCCGACTCTTGGCCCATAACAAAAATGTGTTTGATATCTGTGTACATCGGAAGATCAATATTGAAATAGGCCTGGATGCCAAAACCTTGGATAGCCTTGATGTTGGCTACCATCAGTTTTTGTCAGGCGAATTCCAAAAGGCCGGCATTGACTGCGCTGTGCATCTTCCCTTTATGGATCTCCATCCGGGCAGCCCTGATGCTGCCATACGCAAGGCATCGTGCAAACGGCTGCAGGACTCCCTTCAAATAGCCCGTTTGTACAATCCGGTTCATCTGATTGCGCATACAGGCTATCAGGAACATTATGCCGATTGTTTTTCCGAATGGTCATCTTGGGCTCTGGAATCATGGCGATCCATCCTGCATGCCTGGCAGGATCATCCCCAGGTCTTCTTTGAAAACGTGTATTGCCGGGAACCAGGTGTCATGCATGATTTTCTTTCGGAAATTCATGCCGAAACATGTGGTTTTTGCTTGGATGTTGGGCATTGGTACTCGTTTGCACGCGGGGCCAACAGCAAAAATTTCGGACTGTGGCTTCAAAAACTCGGCTCCTTTCTTGGCCATGTGCATTTGCATGACAATAGCGGATTAAGGGATCTTCATCTGGGGCTTGGCAACGGATCCGTGCCCTGGAACGAGGTCTTTGCCACCCTGGAGCTCATGGAGCTTGTGCCTACCATTACTCTTGAACCCCATTCTGCCAAGGATCTCCAGGACAGTTTGGTTTTCATGCTTGAGCATTTTGCGTGGTTTGCCCGGCTTGGAGTGAGCAAAACCTATCTCGAGGATATCCTGTCCATTCCCTTTGACGATTCTTTCTGA
- a CDS encoding DUF362 domain-containing protein, protein MASNVIFWNLATSRKMPFHLRMKKLLKTAGLGKHIDPGSLTALKMHFGEAGTTGFISPLMVAPLVEFIRKAGGIPFLTDTNTLYTGERGESVSHHLRAEKHGFTPHVTGAPVIIADGLKSNNEREVPCPGVHFDTCFLAGDIVDADMLVTLNHFKGHDLAGFGGAIKNLGMGCATRKGKMQQHCGMGPLVNTDHCTGCKACVSVCQPGALQVLENGKIALDPEKCVGCAACLAACRHQGLTVNWKVDVRVFLERMAEYAAAVVATHKRPCLHVSFITHVSPGCDCTGFSDASICPDLGVAVSYDPVALDQACLDLVNQAPCLHPSRLPADILPGEDKFAAIHPHADGTHVLEHAQSLGMGTRQYELIRI, encoded by the coding sequence ATGGCCAGTAACGTCATCTTCTGGAATCTGGCAACCAGCCGAAAAATGCCTTTCCACCTCAGAATGAAAAAGCTGCTCAAAACAGCAGGCCTGGGCAAACACATTGACCCGGGGAGTCTCACCGCCCTGAAGATGCATTTTGGCGAAGCCGGAACAACGGGGTTCATATCCCCTCTTATGGTGGCTCCTCTGGTCGAATTCATTCGCAAGGCAGGCGGCATCCCCTTTCTGACAGATACCAACACCCTGTACACGGGAGAACGAGGCGAATCCGTGTCCCATCACCTTCGGGCGGAAAAACACGGTTTCACGCCCCATGTGACAGGAGCACCCGTCATTATTGCTGATGGTCTGAAAAGCAATAATGAACGGGAGGTCCCCTGCCCGGGCGTTCATTTTGACACCTGTTTTCTGGCCGGTGACATTGTTGACGCGGACATGCTTGTGACCCTGAACCATTTCAAGGGACATGATCTGGCTGGGTTCGGCGGAGCCATCAAAAATCTGGGCATGGGATGTGCCACCCGCAAGGGAAAGATGCAGCAGCATTGCGGCATGGGACCCCTGGTAAACACCGATCATTGCACGGGATGCAAGGCATGCGTTTCGGTCTGTCAACCCGGGGCCCTGCAGGTGCTGGAAAACGGCAAAATCGCCCTGGATCCGGAAAAATGCGTGGGGTGTGCTGCGTGCCTTGCTGCATGCCGGCATCAGGGTTTGACCGTAAACTGGAAGGTGGATGTTCGCGTGTTTCTCGAACGCATGGCCGAATACGCAGCCGCTGTGGTGGCAACCCACAAACGCCCCTGCTTGCATGTCAGTTTCATCACCCATGTTTCACCGGGATGTGATTGCACTGGATTTTCCGACGCCTCCATCTGTCCGGATCTGGGTGTGGCTGTTTCCTATGATCCCGTTGCCCTGGACCAGGCCTGTCTGGACCTGGTCAATCAGGCCCCCTGTCTGCATCCAAGCCGACTGCCTGCAGACATCCTTCCTGGAGAGGACAAGTTCGCTGCCATTCATCCCCATGCCGACGGAACGCATGTGCTCGAACACGCCCAGAGCCTGGGCATGGGGACGCGACAGTATGAGCTGATCAGAATCTGA
- a CDS encoding M48 family metallopeptidase gives MNPFLLLVLIFLTLAWVLDLVLENRNLSCLSSAIPDAFTDVLDAKAYARSQDYTRVRSRFSMVKGTFEYLLVVMFISLGGIGLLDGWVRSLGFSPLVVGLVYFGILGLASDLLSIPFDLYLTFSLEERFGFNTTTMRTFWSDRLKGYALTMVLGGVLLGVVLWLFMRTDHQAWIWCWGCTTLFMITIHYGAPRFILPLFNDFTPLKEGELRDAVTQFAERVGFRLAGIVVMDGSRRSSKSNAFFTGFGSRKQIALFDTLIERRTVRELVAILAHEVGHYKCKHIIKGLIMGIAKTGVVFWLMAQVMGARELSAAFGVEVPSVHTGLVIFALLYTPLSLVLGPVSNFFSRKHEWEADRFAALHIDDPEDLVTALKKLAADNLSNLTPHPWYVALRYSHPPVVERIRAIRRLARAGGFHEAP, from the coding sequence ATGAATCCCTTTTTGTTGTTGGTGCTCATCTTTCTGACCCTTGCCTGGGTTCTTGATCTCGTTCTGGAAAACAGGAATCTGTCCTGTCTTTCTTCGGCCATTCCCGATGCATTCACGGATGTCCTTGATGCCAAGGCCTACGCCCGATCCCAGGACTACACACGTGTCCGATCCCGATTTTCCATGGTCAAGGGAACCTTTGAGTACCTGCTTGTGGTCATGTTCATCTCCCTTGGAGGCATTGGCTTGCTGGATGGTTGGGTGCGATCCCTGGGTTTTTCCCCCCTTGTGGTCGGACTGGTGTATTTTGGTATTCTCGGTCTGGCATCGGATCTGCTGTCCATTCCGTTTGACCTCTACCTGACCTTTTCGCTGGAGGAACGGTTCGGATTCAACACCACGACCATGCGCACCTTCTGGTCGGATCGACTCAAGGGCTATGCATTGACCATGGTTTTGGGAGGTGTCTTGCTGGGAGTCGTGCTCTGGTTGTTCATGCGCACGGACCATCAGGCCTGGATCTGGTGTTGGGGATGTACTACCCTGTTCATGATTACCATACATTATGGCGCTCCCCGATTCATTTTACCTCTTTTCAATGATTTTACCCCGCTTAAGGAGGGAGAGCTCAGGGATGCGGTCACGCAATTTGCCGAACGGGTCGGATTCAGGCTTGCCGGTATTGTTGTCATGGACGGATCCAGACGGTCCTCCAAGTCCAATGCCTTTTTCACCGGATTTGGATCCAGAAAACAGATAGCCCTGTTTGATACCCTTATTGAAAGACGCACTGTCAGGGAGCTGGTGGCCATTTTGGCCCATGAGGTCGGGCATTATAAGTGCAAACATATCATCAAGGGATTGATCATGGGCATTGCCAAGACAGGAGTCGTGTTCTGGCTCATGGCCCAGGTCATGGGCGCAAGGGAATTGTCCGCGGCCTTTGGTGTTGAAGTTCCTTCGGTGCACACGGGATTGGTCATTTTCGCCCTGTTGTATACCCCCCTGTCTCTGGTCCTTGGACCGGTAAGCAATTTTTTTTCCCGGAAACATGAATGGGAGGCGGACAGATTCGCGGCCCTTCATATTGATGATCCTGAAGATTTGGTAACGGCCCTGAAAAAACTTGCTGCAGATAATCTGTCCAATCTCACCCCACACCCCTGGTATGTGGCGTTGCGGTATTCCCATCCTCCGGTGGTTGAACGGATCAGGGCAATCCGGAGGCTTGCCCGGGCGGGTGGATTCCATGAAGCACCGTGA
- a CDS encoding tRNA dihydrouridine synthase — protein sequence MSARFVQWLRSDWTIGHKTVHGRLVLAPMSKLGHVAFRELVAGYGGYGLLFSEMCSARALPTANPDVSPCFRWRTSELPHLVCQIFGSDPQDMVLAAQRIQKEGFFGVDMNMGCSVSGICKHGCGADLLNHPDVAVAMVREVKRAVSIPVCVKYRTGWKDDPDFAVDMAKRFEDAGADCLTFHPRVAPDRRSRPPKWEYIGRVKQAVSIPVLGNGNVFTLEDCRKMVEQTGCDGVALGRMAIARPWIFAQWTGRLEPDDDIFYQAALNLVDLLETHFGEDMGLRYFKKYSQYLAANFVYGHTIWPRLWKGNSLDAVRENIRNYLHSCPALSSRPSLYMFTT from the coding sequence ATGAGTGCCCGGTTTGTACAATGGCTGCGTTCTGATTGGACCATCGGCCACAAGACCGTTCACGGCCGTTTGGTCCTGGCTCCCATGTCCAAGCTCGGGCATGTGGCCTTTCGCGAACTTGTGGCCGGGTACGGCGGATACGGTCTACTGTTCTCGGAAATGTGCAGTGCCCGGGCCCTGCCTACGGCCAATCCCGATGTTTCTCCCTGTTTTCGATGGCGAACAAGTGAATTGCCGCATCTGGTCTGTCAGATTTTCGGTTCAGATCCCCAGGACATGGTTTTGGCTGCCCAGCGCATCCAGAAGGAAGGATTTTTCGGTGTGGACATGAACATGGGCTGTTCCGTATCCGGGATATGCAAGCACGGGTGCGGTGCAGACCTGCTCAATCATCCGGATGTGGCCGTTGCCATGGTGCGTGAGGTCAAAAGGGCCGTGTCCATTCCCGTATGTGTGAAGTACAGAACCGGCTGGAAGGATGACCCGGATTTTGCCGTGGACATGGCCAAAAGGTTTGAGGATGCCGGAGCTGATTGTCTGACCTTTCATCCCCGAGTGGCTCCGGACAGACGCTCACGTCCCCCAAAGTGGGAGTATATCGGTCGTGTCAAGCAGGCCGTGTCCATTCCTGTTCTGGGCAACGGCAATGTGTTTACCCTTGAAGATTGCCGGAAGATGGTGGAACAAACAGGATGTGACGGTGTGGCCCTGGGTCGAATGGCCATTGCCCGGCCGTGGATCTTTGCCCAGTGGACCGGAAGGCTTGAACCGGATGATGATATTTTTTACCAGGCCGCCCTCAACCTTGTGGACCTGCTGGAAACCCATTTTGGAGAGGATATGGGATTGCGCTATTTCAAGAAATATTCCCAATATCTGGCCGCCAATTTCGTGTATGGCCATACCATCTGGCCCCGGCTGTGGAAAGGGAACAGCCTGGATGCGGTGCGGGAAAACATCAGAAACTATCTGCATTCGTGTCCGGCCCTGTCTTCACGACCAAGTCTGTACATGTTTACCACCTGA